AAAATTATCAACAAACAGTCAGCGGTAAAAAGAGGATTTAATGGGATAAGGTGGAATATATAAAAACAATAACAAATGGGGAGGGAGCAACTTGAAGTTAAGAAGTAAGATTATTGCGTTAACGGTGGCATTGGCTCTGGTTTTGGTGTTGGCTGGAACGGCAATGGCAGAGCCCAAGAGTAAGATTATCCATGTTTCGCGGGAGTATAAACAGTTTGCTATTGGCTCGGAGGCGAAGCCGATAGCTAAGGCTAAGCCTGGTGACATCTTGGTAATCGAGACTGAGGATTGCTTTGACAACCAAATTCTCACTCCGGAAGATGTAGTAGAGTCGATTGATTTTGATCGGGTGAATCCGGCTACCGGTCCGATCTATATTGAAGGAGCCGAGCCTGGGGATACCCTGGTGGTAGACATCCTTAGCATTGACGTGGCTGAGCAAGGAGTTATGGTGGCTGTACCGGGCCTGGGAGTGTTAGCGGATGAAGTGGGGACTGCTACCACTAAGATTCTACCGATTAAGGACAATAAAGTTATTTGGGACGAGAACTTCTCCTTTGCTATTAAACCCATGATAGGTGTTATCGGCATAGCTCCCAAGGGAGAAGCCATACCGTGTGGGGCGCCGGGGGATCATGGTGGGAACATGGACACGGCCGAGATTGGTGCCGGGTGCCGAGTGAACCTGCCGGTGAATGTTAAAGGGGCCCTGCTTCATATGGGCGATTGCCATGCGGCTCAAGGTGACGGTGAGCTGTGCGGTACTGGGGTGGAATGCCGGGCAGTGGTTACTGTACGGGTAGATCTGAAGAAGAATACCGGCTTAGAACGTCCGGTACTGGAAAAAGGCAACCGGATTATGTTCATGGGATCCCATGTAGAGTTGTTTACAGCGGCGCAGATTGCCATCCGGGATGCGGTGAATTACCTGATGGAGGCCAAGGATCTTTCCTTTGAAGAGGCCTATATTCTGGCATCGGCCATTGTGGATGTTAAGATTTCGCAGTTAGTAGATCCGCTGCTCACAGTGAGAGCAGAGATAGATTTGAGCCGGCTGTATTAGAAACCGTGGCCTAGGAAAAGGAGAAATAGCAACACACCGAGTGACAAGGGCTTCTTTTGAGGCCCTTGTGCTTTTGGGCCCTGTACTTACGGCGAGTCGGTTGTGACACCTCCAACCCACATCCCCTCGGTAAGATTTAGTCGTGAGTAAGCCAAATCCCCTTCAGTAAAATTATAAGTGAATGATCGCGGGAGGTTCCTGTTTTTGGTTTAATAGGTTATAATGTTGAAAGAAGCAAAGGACGGATTGTGTGGGCGGGGAGGTTGCAAAATGAGTGAGGAGCGGCTAGAACGTATTGAAGGGTTGTTAACGGATTTGATTGGAAAAGTCGCGATAGTACATAGAGATAACATCGACATTAAGGAAGGCCAAAAACAGCTTCAAGCAGATGTTGCCCTGTTGAAAGGAGATGTGGGCGAGCTTAAAGAGGATGTATCCGGGCTTAAAGTTGACGTGGGCGAGCTTAAAGAGGATGTATCCGGGCTTAAAGTTGACGTGGCTGAGCTCAAAGCTGATGTGGCAGCATTGAAGGACGGCCAAGCCCGAATGGAGCAGACCCTGGAGAAAATGGCTCAAGATCAAATTTCTATCTGTGAAATGTTTGGGGACCACGAAATTGCTATCCGTACTCTTCGCCGCCGATTAACAGGAAGTTAGGCTTAAGGTCGAAAAATAGCTGGTAAAACGAGCCCGCGCCGGGCTCGTTTTTATGTTGAAGGGCCCGAGCAGGCCAGCCCCAAGCACCGCCAGCCACAGGGACTGCGCCAGCCGAGGGGACTGCCCGAGAGCACTGAAAAACCATGTTCTTCGCCAGCCATTCCAAAAACGGAGTTGAAGAAGGACAATTAGGGGCTTTCCCAGCTATCTCAGACTGTCCTTAGGGCTAAAATGGGTTTGTCGAAAAACATCATAAAATACTGCAGATAGCGGCAGTCCCATGCTATAATGAGAAGGAGTTTCTAGATCCTAGACTTGTCGGCCCATGAACTATAGGGGAGGCATGCCGGTGGCGGTAAGAATTATCACCGACAGTACCAGTTATATCGATCCGCAGGTAAGAGAAACTTTGGACATTAGAGTCGTATCGTTGTATGTTTGTTTCCAAACAGAAAGCATGAAGGAGACGGAAGTAGAAAACGAGACTTTTTATGAACTAATGGAGAAAAGAGGGATTCCGGTGTCCTCCCAACCGTCTGTGGGCGAATTGTACCGGGAGATGGAAAGGGTGGTAGCCCAGGGGGACGACCTTCTTTGTATCTTTCTGTCGGCGGATATGAGCGGTACCTATGCCAGTGCCTGTCAGGTGAAGGCGATGGTGCTGGAAAAATACCCCCAGGCCAAGATTGAGATTATGGACTCACGGTCTAATTCTATGCAGTTGGGGTTTGCGGCGATTGTGTCCGCACGGGTGGCCCAAGAAGGCAAAAGCTTGGATCAAGTGAAGGAAGCTGCGGAGAACAATATCAGGAGCAGTCGGTTTTTATTTATACCTGACAATCTTGTTTATCTACAAAAAGGTGGACGGATCGGGGGCGCCAGCGCCTTAATCGGTAATTTGCTGCGGATAATACCGGTGTTGACGGTGGAAAACGGCGTGACCACGGTGCTGAAGACAGTAAGAACT
The Bacillota bacterium DNA segment above includes these coding regions:
- a CDS encoding DegV family protein, which translates into the protein MAVRIITDSTSYIDPQVRETLDIRVVSLYVCFQTESMKETEVENETFYELMEKRGIPVSSQPSVGELYREMERVVAQGDDLLCIFLSADMSGTYASACQVKAMVLEKYPQAKIEIMDSRSNSMQLGFAAIVSARVAQEGKSLDQVKEAAENNIRSSRFLFIPDNLVYLQKGGRIGGASALIGNLLRIIPVLTVENGVTTVLKTVRTKTKAIMTMIDKTLQDNVDYGIREIAVHHINCLDQAKDLAGKIQAKLQLEPKICDIGPVIGLHVGPGAIGIVYYTERALR